The following proteins are co-located in the Microplitis demolitor isolate Queensland-Clemson2020A chromosome 5, iyMicDemo2.1a, whole genome shotgun sequence genome:
- the LOC103569004 gene encoding acyl-coenzyme A diphosphatase NUDT19 has product MKNWRDSASIILAANYKNSAKKVETNYDFKLLCLKRHKDSSFMPGNYVFPGGVVEPADADFKWKNLYKKFGFNDKHFLSLFPNDNYNNLSSSSSLSKSRPIIFKPKSANELPREVSLRITAIRETFEECGILIAQSNHKNSSHAHHFTINEKEQVVKWQKKVHNNATEFYELCESLQCYPDLWSLHEWSSWLTPAFLDGKRFNTIFFTACLKNIPDAEFDPKEMEDLRWDTPRNLIDKSAEFKFAPPQQYEIYKISKIYQLDNLLKYAIEQNKKGALFNLPIRVKLSNGIIYLLPGDVTYPEDIHLTEVRDIVKSNLTIHEFHNQSVGQKNRIEFHKGKNTLIKVIDD; this is encoded by the exons atgaagaatTGGCGAGATTCCGCGAGTATAATTTTAGCAGcaaactataaaaattcagCTAAAAAAGTGGAAACAAAT tatgacttcaaattactttgtttaaaaCGTCATAAAGATTCATCATTTATGCCAGGTAATTATGTATTTCCCGGTGGCGTTGTTGAACCAGCTGACGCAGactttaaatggaaaaatttatacaaaaaatttggatttaatgataaacattttttatctctatttcctaatgataattacaataatttatcatcatcatcatcgctGTCTAAATCAAGgccaatcatttttaaaccAAAATCAGCGAACGAATTACCGCGGGAGGTATCATTGAGGATAACGGCAATTCGGGAAACATTTGAAGAATGTGGTATTTTAATTGCACAATctaatcataaaaattcatctcaCGCTCACCATTttacaa ttaatgaaAAAGAGCAAGTGGTTAAATGGCAAAAAAAAGTCCACAATAATGCTACTGAATTTTATGAATTGTGTGAATCATTACAATGTTATCCAGATTTATGGTCACTGCATGAATGGAGCAGTTGGTTAACACCAGCGTTTCTTGATGGAAAACGttttaatactattttttttactgcatgtttgaaaaatataccTGATGCTGAATTTGATCCCAAGGAAATGGAAGAtctgaga TGGGATACTCCTAGAAACTTGATTGATAAATCGGcggaatttaaatttgcacCACCGCAACAATAtgaaatatacaaaatttctaaaatttatcagttggATAATCTGCTGAAGTATGCGATTGAGCAAAATAAAAAGGGCGCATTGTTTAATTTACCT ATACgagttaaattatcaaatggaattatttatttattgcctgGAGATGTCACATATCCAGAAGATATTCATTTAACTGAAGTACGTGATATTGTTAAAAGCAATTTGACTATCCACGAGTTTCATAATCAGTCTGTTGGACAAAAAAATCGCATTGAGTTTCACAAAGGGAAGAATACATTGATAAAAGTAATAGATGATTGA